A single genomic interval of Lentimicrobium sp. L6 harbors:
- a CDS encoding DUF2892 domain-containing protein: protein MKKNVGNIDKILRIIIGVLLLAAGYQYECWLGLIGIVPIVTAFVNVCPLYLPFGISTRKKE, encoded by the coding sequence ATGAAAAAGAACGTTGGAAATATCGATAAAATATTACGAATTATTATTGGAGTATTGTTACTCGCTGCTGGATACCAATATGAATGCTGGTTGGGGCTGATTGGAATTGTGCCTATAGTAACCGCATTTGTCAATGTATGTCCACTATATTTGCCGTTTGGTATTAGTACTCGGAAGAAGGAATAA